The following coding sequences lie in one Silvanigrella aquatica genomic window:
- a CDS encoding MarC family protein, whose amino-acid sequence MDFISFLMDQNSTMGASLSYLFNTFISVFVMVDPFAAIPVYLLLTERFTPSDVKKTRRKAILIASSILLVFAFTGMSILNLFGISISALRIAGGILLLRFALEHMMGSSEKMKHDEEDESRLKDDISVVPLAMPLLAGPGAISTIVVQSTEAHNFLYYCLLVIAIILVMFVTALTLNYSQYLFRLLGKTGLNLMGRIMGILIAAIAIEFVIKGLSEAFPGFLK is encoded by the coding sequence ATGGATTTCATCTCTTTTTTGATGGATCAAAACTCAACTATGGGCGCGTCCCTATCTTACCTTTTTAATACCTTCATTTCTGTTTTTGTGATGGTAGACCCATTTGCCGCTATACCAGTTTATCTCCTTCTGACAGAACGTTTCACCCCAAGTGATGTCAAAAAAACAAGACGCAAAGCGATCTTAATTGCTTCGAGCATTTTGTTAGTGTTTGCCTTCACGGGAATGAGTATTTTAAATCTTTTTGGTATTTCCATATCAGCATTGCGCATCGCTGGCGGAATTTTGTTACTTCGTTTCGCTCTTGAGCATATGATGGGCTCTTCTGAAAAAATGAAACATGACGAAGAAGACGAAAGCAGACTAAAGGATGATATATCCGTAGTTCCTCTCGCCATGCCCTTACTCGCGGGCCCTGGAGCGATTTCCACTATTGTTGTGCAGTCTACAGAAGCACATAATTTCCTTTATTATTGTCTCCTAGTTATAGCGATCATACTCGTTATGTTTGTTACAGCATTAACCTTAAATTACAGCCAGTATTTATTTCGTTTATTGGGTAAAACAGGGTTAAATTTAATGGGACGCATTATGGGTATTCTCATTGCAGCCATTGCTATAGAATTTGTAATTAAAGGATTAAGCGAAGCTTTTCCTGGATTTCTAAAGTAA
- a CDS encoding IS3 family transposase, whose protein sequence is MSNSCYENSITETFFSTLKKELVYRCNFLTRKEAKSSIIEYIEVFYNRIRAHSALDYLAPLEYEKNYEI, encoded by the coding sequence ATGAGCAATAGCTGCTATGAGAATTCTATTACAGAAACATTTTTTTCAACTTTAAAAAAAGAATTGGTATATCGATGCAATTTTCTTACCAGAAAAGAAGCAAAATCTTCGATTATAGAATACATAGAGGTATTTTATAATCGAATTCGTGCACACTCTGCACTTGATTATCTTGCACCTTTAGAATATGAAAAGAATTATGAAATTTAA
- a CDS encoding IS3 family transposase → MLEKENYPVYLLCKVMRVSKSGFYKWFECKDKNHHFEFSLEEEIKKIHTSSRGTYGRRRILSALKKSFIKVGQKRISKIMKKLNLNGVGKPKFKTTTKVDKQAMHFPNLISGDFTSYKPNELWTSDITYIPTKEGWVYLCIILDTFSRAIIGWSMQDNLKREIVLNSLNMAYKKRSHFPNGIIFHSDKGSQYSSK, encoded by the coding sequence ATGCTAGAGAAGGAAAATTATCCTGTATATTTGCTCTGTAAAGTTATGCGCGTTTCTAAGAGTGGATTTTATAAATGGTTTGAGTGTAAAGATAAAAATCATCACTTTGAGTTTAGCCTTGAAGAAGAAATAAAAAAAATACATACTTCTTCAAGAGGTACATATGGAAGACGGCGGATTTTATCCGCTCTTAAAAAATCATTTATTAAAGTTGGGCAAAAACGCATATCCAAGATTATGAAGAAACTAAATCTGAATGGGGTCGGCAAGCCTAAATTTAAAACAACAACAAAGGTTGATAAGCAAGCAATGCATTTTCCGAATTTAATTTCAGGAGATTTTACTTCCTATAAGCCCAACGAACTTTGGACCAGCGATATTACATATATTCCAACAAAAGAAGGCTGGGTTTATTTGTGTATAATATTGGATACTTTTTCAAGAGCAATCATTGGTTGGAGCATGCAAGATAATCTAAAAAGAGAAATTGTTTTGAATTCGCTAAACATGGCATACAAAAAAAGGTCTCATTTTCCAAATGGAATAATTTTTCATAGTGACAAAGGATCGCAATATTCAAGCAAATAA